A single Prevotella sp. E15-22 DNA region contains:
- a CDS encoding electron transfer flavoprotein subunit alpha/FixB family protein: MNNVFVYCEIEGTQVQEVSQELLTKGRKLANELNVELHAIVAGTGIKGKVEDQILPYGVDKLFVFDAKDLFPYTSAPHTDILVNLFKEEQPQICLMGATVIGRDLGPRVSSSLTSGLTADCTELEIGPFEDKKNNKTYENLLYQIRPAFGGNIVATIVNPDHRPQMATVRSGVMQKALYEGECRKEVVYPEVSKYVSPEAFVVKVLDHHVEAAKHNLKGAPIVVAGGYGVGSKENFDMLFELAKVLHGEVGGSRAAVDAGWLDHDRQIGQTGVTVHPKVYIACGISGQIQHIAGMQDSGIIISVNSDPDAPINKIADYVIVGTVEEVVPKLIKYYKQNSK; encoded by the coding sequence ATGAACAACGTATTTGTATATTGCGAAATTGAAGGTACTCAGGTACAGGAAGTATCTCAGGAGCTGCTGACCAAGGGTCGTAAGCTCGCCAATGAACTGAACGTAGAGCTCCATGCTATTGTTGCCGGTACTGGCATCAAGGGTAAGGTTGAGGATCAGATTCTGCCTTACGGTGTCGATAAGCTGTTTGTTTTCGACGCTAAAGACCTGTTCCCTTACACCTCTGCTCCCCACACTGATATTCTGGTTAACCTCTTCAAGGAGGAGCAGCCTCAGATCTGTCTGATGGGTGCTACCGTTATCGGTCGCGACCTCGGTCCACGTGTATCGTCATCACTGACCTCTGGCCTGACTGCCGACTGCACAGAGCTGGAGATTGGTCCTTTCGAGGATAAGAAGAACAACAAGACATACGAGAATCTGCTTTATCAGATTCGTCCTGCTTTCGGTGGTAACATCGTAGCTACCATCGTCAACCCCGACCACCGTCCTCAGATGGCTACTGTACGCTCTGGCGTGATGCAGAAGGCCCTGTACGAGGGCGAGTGCCGCAAGGAGGTTGTTTATCCTGAGGTAAGCAAGTATGTTAGCCCCGAGGCCTTCGTAGTAAAGGTGCTCGATCACCACGTTGAGGCTGCCAAGCACAACCTGAAGGGTGCTCCTATCGTTGTTGCTGGTGGTTATGGTGTTGGCTCTAAGGAGAACTTCGACATGCTGTTCGAGTTGGCTAAGGTGCTCCATGGTGAGGTTGGTGGTAGCCGTGCTGCTGTCGATGCTGGCTGGCTGGATCACGACCGTCAGATTGGTCAGACTGGTGTTACTGTTCACCCCAAGGTATATATTGCCTGCGGTATCTCTGGACAGATTCAGCACATCGCTGGTATGCAGGATTCTGGTATCATCATCAGCGTGAACAGCGATCCCGATGCACCTATCAACAAGATTGCCGACTACGTCATCGTTGGTACCGTTGAGGAGGTTGTTCCAAAGTTAATTAAGTACTATAAGCAGAATAGCAAATAA
- a CDS encoding electron transfer flavoprotein subunit beta/FixA family protein has product MALKIVVLAKQVPDTRNVGKDAMTAEGTVNRAALPAIFNPEDLNALEQALRLKEQNPGSTVGILTMGPPRAGEIIRQGLYRGADTGWLLTDRLFAGADTLATSYALATAIKKIGDVDIVIGGRQAIDGDTAQVGPQVAQKLGLNQVTYAEEVLSVKDGKATIKRVIDGGVETVEAPLPVVITVNGSAAPCRPQNAKLVMKYKRATCPMERPAEGTAYDYLYEQRPELTLNQWSVADVDGDVNQCGLSGSPTKVKAIKNIVFQAKESKTLTASDADIEGMIKELLDEKIIG; this is encoded by the coding sequence ATGGCTTTGAAAATTGTTGTGCTGGCCAAGCAAGTGCCAGACACCCGTAACGTGGGTAAGGATGCAATGACTGCCGAAGGCACCGTAAACCGTGCTGCCCTGCCCGCCATCTTCAATCCAGAAGATTTGAATGCCCTGGAGCAGGCCCTTCGCCTGAAGGAGCAGAACCCAGGCTCAACAGTAGGAATCCTCACGATGGGTCCTCCACGTGCAGGTGAGATTATCCGTCAGGGATTATATCGTGGCGCAGATACAGGTTGGTTGCTGACCGACCGTCTCTTCGCTGGTGCTGATACCCTCGCTACTTCTTATGCACTGGCTACTGCCATCAAGAAGATTGGCGATGTTGACATCGTTATCGGTGGTCGTCAGGCTATCGATGGTGATACCGCTCAGGTAGGTCCTCAGGTGGCTCAGAAGCTGGGCCTGAACCAGGTAACTTACGCTGAGGAGGTTCTCTCAGTAAAGGATGGCAAGGCAACTATCAAGCGTGTGATCGACGGTGGTGTTGAGACCGTAGAGGCTCCTCTGCCTGTTGTTATCACTGTAAACGGAAGCGCTGCTCCTTGTCGCCCACAGAACGCTAAGCTGGTGATGAAGTACAAGCGCGCTACCTGTCCTATGGAGCGTCCTGCCGAGGGTACTGCCTACGACTATCTGTACGAGCAGCGTCCTGAGCTCACACTCAACCAGTGGAGCGTGGCTGATGTGGATGGCGATGTAAACCAGTGCGGTCTGAGTGGCTCACCTACCAAGGTAAAGGCCATCAAGAACATCGTGTTCCAGGCTAAGGAGTCGAAGACTTTGACGGCTTCTGATGCTGATATCGAGGGAATGATCAAAGAATTGTTGGACGAGAAGATTATTGGCTAA
- a CDS encoding GDSL-type esterase/lipase family protein has translation MKRLLSTIAAAGLALGVGAQGFDNLPDPIEDVNKVVDNTPDSIAKALMSRPAPGSTRKGEQPVLFLVGNSTMRNGTLGNGNNGQWGWGYYFPKYFNAQKIAVENQALGGMSTRTFYTDLWPAIRQALKPGDWVIVSIGHNDNGEFFDQKRARAVIPGVDPDTCYVGFNQRTQKQDTVYSYGTYLRKYISEIRAKGANPILMSLTPRDAFDDKGKIVRKAQTEWAAYVAAVEAVPFVDLNEISGAKLDTYSRWKQQYHFMGDKIHTSKFGAEMNARSAAEGLWESNNPQLLPLKAMMQGVVGDNYNDRREKGKPVVFFTGDSTVKNADKEEDGMWGWASQAQTVFDESKITLVNAARAGRSTRSFIREGLWEKVYNSLQPGDFVTIQFGHNDICPITDAKARGVIAESKDTLHVYRLDNGTYEVVYSFGWYLKKMIDDCREKGATPILVSLTPRNEWPGGKIERRDDSYGKWYREVVKETGVEFVDLHNISADFLDKKYAKKRLSDDKEKAKAEMAQIKEKAGLYFKKDHTHASKLGAQMNAKSFAKGLKANGSTLAKYLKK, from the coding sequence ATGAAAAGACTACTATCTACGATAGCGGCGGCAGGATTGGCACTCGGTGTGGGCGCACAGGGGTTTGATAACCTGCCTGACCCTATAGAAGACGTGAACAAGGTGGTGGACAACACCCCTGACTCCATAGCAAAGGCGCTGATGTCGCGCCCTGCACCAGGCAGCACTCGCAAGGGAGAGCAGCCTGTTTTGTTCCTTGTTGGCAATTCCACCATGCGCAATGGCACGCTGGGTAATGGAAACAACGGCCAATGGGGCTGGGGATACTACTTTCCCAAGTATTTTAACGCACAGAAAATAGCTGTCGAGAACCAAGCACTGGGGGGGATGAGCACCCGTACGTTCTATACGGACCTATGGCCTGCCATCCGTCAGGCTTTGAAGCCTGGCGACTGGGTTATCGTGTCGATAGGTCATAACGACAATGGCGAGTTCTTTGACCAGAAGCGGGCACGTGCCGTGATTCCTGGCGTGGACCCAGATACATGTTATGTGGGTTTTAACCAGCGCACACAGAAGCAAGACACCGTCTATTCGTATGGCACCTACCTGCGCAAGTATATCAGCGAGATTCGTGCGAAGGGGGCTAACCCCATCCTGATGTCGCTGACACCACGTGATGCCTTTGACGACAAGGGTAAGATTGTGCGCAAGGCTCAGACGGAGTGGGCGGCCTACGTTGCTGCCGTGGAGGCTGTGCCCTTTGTTGACTTAAACGAGATCAGTGGGGCGAAGTTGGATACCTATAGTCGCTGGAAGCAGCAGTACCACTTCATGGGCGACAAGATTCATACGTCGAAGTTTGGCGCCGAGATGAATGCACGCTCTGCAGCTGAGGGACTGTGGGAGAGCAATAACCCACAGCTGCTGCCTTTGAAGGCCATGATGCAGGGCGTCGTGGGAGATAACTATAACGACCGTCGCGAGAAGGGTAAGCCTGTTGTCTTCTTCACAGGCGACTCGACAGTAAAGAACGCCGATAAGGAGGAAGACGGCATGTGGGGCTGGGCCTCGCAGGCGCAGACAGTGTTCGATGAGTCGAAAATTACGTTAGTGAATGCAGCTCGTGCTGGTCGTTCTACGCGTAGCTTTATTCGTGAGGGCTTGTGGGAGAAGGTATATAACTCGCTGCAGCCTGGCGACTTCGTGACAATTCAGTTTGGACATAACGATATCTGTCCGATTACGGATGCGAAGGCACGTGGTGTGATTGCTGAGTCGAAGGATACGCTGCACGTGTATCGTTTGGACAACGGTACCTATGAGGTGGTCTATAGTTTTGGCTGGTATCTGAAGAAGATGATTGACGACTGTCGCGAGAAGGGTGCTACGCCCATCCTTGTGAGTCTGACACCTCGCAACGAATGGCCTGGCGGCAAGATCGAGCGTCGCGACGACTCGTATGGCAAATGGTATCGTGAGGTGGTGAAGGAAACGGGTGTGGAGTTCGTCGATTTGCACAACATCAGTGCCGACTTCCTCGATAAGAAGTATGCAAAGAAACGTCTCTCTGATGACAAAGAGAAGGCAAAGGCAGAGATGGCCCAGATTAAAGAAAAAGCAGGTCTTTATTTTAAGAAGGACCACACCCACGCTTCGAAATTGGGCGCACAAATGAATGCAAAGTCGTTTGCCAAGGGTCTGAAGGCCAACGGCAGCACACTGGCTAAGTATCTTAAGAAGTAA
- a CDS encoding ATP-binding protein has protein sequence MIRYIGQCRLAMSALLLVVALSAFGSDDRFSQIDSPSRNNALEKDADARIDHMLEFFNEAVYDSVFPLAQEMMDLCEKHHMVRRKMQAWHMLIGAYHYTGQYNQALRETKLMYQEARKRGSDYGKSMAYFNMGNVYFSMSHYEESADAYEKSIPLMLKIDESVLLDIYPYYCDALEALKRFDKLDQTILQWYQVMQKQMKSLSPDEKNVALANYFIACVQGSLGRNSLNDAERYLNDAERFIKDKNRYEYMYLLFYRAQLRMLQGRYDEALQLNAERLRMCNFIDDKPTLVPVHKQRADILMQAGRFKEAAQMYARTYLLSDSLNRANTRTQLNELRTMFKVDELETVNTERESRLEAMEAHSAWQRSRFITIITTVASVCLLAIMLLVWYSARKLRFKNRELALRNKELRIASEKAEASLRMKTDFIHQISHEIRTPLNVLSGFSQILTTSGASLDEATRQSINHRIVESTDRITNLVNKMLELSEASSETIIERTDDVSPVRIAEEAITLASVNRQQHITFDYAADPAVQMVTLKTNIKQATRVIQFLLDNAVKFMHPQGADLKQGFIRFLVKPSDDNLFVKFIVEDTGKGVPAEEAEHIFEEFVQLDEYYEGTGVGLTVARSIARRLGGDVMLDTTYNEGARFVFTLPKN, from the coding sequence ATGATTCGATACATCGGACAATGTCGCTTGGCGATGAGCGCGCTGCTATTGGTAGTAGCGCTAAGCGCGTTTGGGTCTGATGACAGATTTTCACAGATTGACTCTCCATCGAGAAACAACGCATTGGAAAAGGATGCCGATGCGCGTATTGACCACATGCTGGAGTTCTTTAACGAGGCTGTCTACGATTCGGTATTTCCGCTGGCGCAGGAGATGATGGACTTGTGCGAGAAGCATCACATGGTGCGCCGTAAGATGCAGGCGTGGCACATGCTTATTGGTGCCTATCACTATACAGGACAGTATAACCAGGCTCTGCGCGAAACGAAGCTGATGTATCAGGAGGCTCGTAAGCGCGGCTCTGACTATGGCAAGTCGATGGCCTATTTCAATATGGGTAATGTGTACTTCAGCATGAGTCACTATGAGGAGTCGGCCGATGCCTACGAGAAGAGTATCCCCCTGATGCTGAAGATTGACGAGTCAGTGCTGTTGGATATTTATCCTTACTACTGCGACGCGCTGGAGGCTCTAAAGCGATTTGATAAGTTGGACCAGACCATTCTTCAGTGGTATCAGGTGATGCAGAAGCAGATGAAGAGTCTTTCTCCTGACGAAAAGAACGTGGCACTGGCTAACTATTTCATTGCATGCGTGCAGGGCTCACTGGGCAGGAATAGCCTGAATGATGCGGAACGATATCTGAATGATGCAGAGCGTTTTATTAAGGACAAGAACAGATATGAATATATGTATCTGCTGTTCTATCGTGCCCAGTTGCGTATGCTGCAGGGAAGATATGACGAGGCGCTGCAGTTGAATGCTGAACGGTTGAGAATGTGTAACTTCATTGACGACAAGCCGACACTGGTGCCTGTACATAAACAGAGAGCAGACATTCTGATGCAGGCAGGGCGCTTTAAAGAAGCTGCACAGATGTATGCACGTACTTACCTGCTGAGCGACTCGTTGAATCGCGCCAACACGCGTACGCAACTCAATGAGCTTCGCACCATGTTTAAGGTTGATGAACTGGAGACTGTGAACACTGAACGTGAGTCGCGACTGGAGGCTATGGAGGCTCACTCGGCCTGGCAGCGCAGCCGCTTTATAACGATTATCACGACGGTGGCATCTGTGTGTCTGCTTGCTATCATGCTCCTTGTTTGGTATTCAGCGCGTAAACTGAGATTCAAGAATAGGGAACTGGCGCTGCGCAATAAGGAACTGCGTATTGCCAGTGAAAAGGCGGAGGCTTCGCTGAGGATGAAGACTGACTTTATCCATCAGATATCGCACGAGATCCGCACTCCATTGAATGTGTTGTCGGGCTTCTCCCAGATTCTGACAACGAGTGGCGCCTCGCTCGATGAGGCTACGCGTCAGAGTATTAACCACCGTATCGTGGAGAGTACGGACCGTATCACCAATCTGGTGAACAAGATGCTGGAACTCAGCGAGGCCAGCAGCGAGACGATTATTGAACGTACTGACGATGTGTCGCCTGTACGTATTGCCGAAGAGGCCATCACGTTGGCATCTGTCAACAGACAGCAGCACATTACCTTCGACTATGCTGCCGATCCTGCAGTCCAGATGGTGACGTTGAAGACGAATATTAAGCAGGCTACTCGCGTTATCCAGTTCCTGTTGGATAATGCTGTGAAGTTTATGCATCCACAGGGTGCGGACCTGAAGCAGGGATTTATCCGCTTCTTGGTGAAACCTTCTGACGATAACTTGTTTGTGAAGTTCATCGTTGAGGATACTGGTAAGGGTGTGCCTGCCGAGGAGGCTGAGCATATCTTCGAGGAGTTTGTGCAGTTGGACGAATATTACGAAGGTACAGGTGTGGGCCTTACTGTGGCTCGCAGCATAGCGCGCCGTTTGGGTGGCGATGTGATGCTCGATACAACTTATAATGAGGGTGCACGCTTTGTATTCACCTTACCTAAGAACTAA